A window of the Virgibacillus pantothenticus genome harbors these coding sequences:
- a CDS encoding BlaR1 family beta-lactam sensor/signal transducer: protein MFFTLFITGLLVSSFTITIIFLIKKIFQNQLSAKWHYNLWFLLLFALTLPFMPTNLIAKSNFMPLHTFQGNQPHESNRPNGGAEQALVKSDHTWMQAFATNVNRPDLDHFNIVIASIWLIGILVLFMLYIHSWLKLRSIKHSAMAVEDKDVLDLFSECKRRLHISKKIRLLQAPQAASPMTFGLFTTYVVLPSGFQQWLSKEEIKYILLHELTHYKHKDTFTNYLLIFYQIIYWFNPLIWIAFRAMRLDREMACDTAVLNRLDKHDHASYGKTLLHFIHSSSTFKPISLANQLNGSKSQIKRRIMKIAVYQPERRRKRLVSISVFMLMFMVVFSQIPFVSAMTSKQDRYEFHHNQISYEDLSEYFHNYEGSFVLYDSNADSYTIYNQDRSTLRVSPNSTYKIFSALLGLEANVISPDHSTMKWNGTLYPYQTWNQDQNLSSAMASSVTWYFQEIDQMVQEDKIEAYLKRINYGNRDISGGLAGYWLESSLRISPVEQVQLLHDFYTNQFQFKERNIQAVKEAIQLEKANGSVLSGKTGTGSVNEKNTNGWFIGYVEAKGNTYFFATNIQRDDHASGREATDITLSILKDKHIYIPDENF, encoded by the coding sequence ATGTTCTTTACGCTTTTTATTACGGGATTGCTTGTTTCTTCCTTTACGATTACTATTATTTTCCTGATTAAAAAAATATTCCAAAATCAGTTATCAGCTAAATGGCATTATAATCTATGGTTTCTCTTGCTATTTGCGTTGACACTTCCTTTTATGCCAACAAATTTAATAGCGAAATCTAACTTTATGCCATTACATACTTTTCAAGGTAATCAGCCGCATGAAAGCAATAGACCAAATGGTGGTGCTGAACAAGCGCTGGTCAAAAGCGATCATACGTGGATGCAGGCTTTTGCAACCAACGTGAATCGTCCTGATCTAGATCATTTTAATATAGTTATTGCGAGTATCTGGCTTATAGGGATATTGGTGCTCTTTATGCTTTACATTCATTCATGGTTGAAGCTCAGAAGCATAAAGCATTCAGCTATGGCGGTAGAAGATAAAGACGTGCTAGACTTATTTAGTGAATGTAAAAGGAGACTGCATATATCCAAAAAGATAAGGTTGTTACAAGCTCCACAGGCTGCATCACCGATGACCTTTGGCCTGTTCACGACATATGTGGTTCTTCCTAGCGGCTTTCAGCAATGGCTTTCTAAAGAAGAGATTAAATATATTTTACTTCATGAACTTACTCATTATAAGCATAAAGACACATTCACGAATTATCTGCTGATTTTTTACCAAATCATCTACTGGTTTAATCCGCTTATATGGATTGCTTTTCGAGCAATGCGTCTTGATAGAGAAATGGCGTGTGATACAGCTGTATTAAATAGGTTGGACAAACATGACCACGCATCGTATGGGAAAACGCTGCTTCACTTTATTCACTCGTCCTCTACCTTCAAGCCTATTTCATTAGCTAATCAGCTGAACGGTTCAAAGTCGCAAATAAAAAGGCGGATTATGAAAATTGCTGTTTATCAACCAGAGCGCAGGAGAAAAAGGCTTGTAAGTATCAGCGTTTTTATGCTAATGTTTATGGTTGTTTTTAGCCAAATTCCATTTGTATCAGCTATGACGTCTAAGCAGGATCGCTATGAATTCCACCATAACCAGATTAGCTATGAAGACTTAAGCGAATACTTTCACAATTATGAGGGCAGCTTTGTTTTATATGATAGTAATGCTGATTCCTATACCATTTACAATCAGGATCGGAGTACATTAAGGGTATCACCTAACTCCACATACAAGATATTCAGTGCATTATTAGGGTTAGAAGCAAATGTGATTAGTCCTGACCATTCAACCATGAAATGGAATGGTACTCTATATCCTTATCAGACTTGGAACCAAGATCAAAATCTTTCATCTGCTATGGCATCTTCGGTAACATGGTATTTTCAGGAGATAGATCAGATGGTGCAGGAGGATAAGATCGAAGCATACTTAAAACGGATCAACTACGGAAATCGTGATATTTCAGGAGGCTTAGCTGGATATTGGCTCGAATCCTCTCTACGGATATCTCCTGTAGAGCAGGTACAATTGCTTCATGATTTTTACACAAACCAATTCCAGTTTAAAGAAAGAAATATCCAAGCAGTAAAAGAGGCGATCCAATTAGAAAAAGCAAATGGCTCTGTCCTCTCAGGTAAAACAGGGACAGGCAGCGTGAATGAGAAAAACACAAACGGCTGGTTTATTGGCTATGTAGAGGCAAAGGGGAATACGTACTTTTTTGCCACCAATATTCAGCGAGACGATCATGCTTCTGGACGCGAAGCAACGGATATAACGCTATCGATT